In Aedes albopictus strain Foshan chromosome 3, AalbF5, whole genome shotgun sequence, the genomic window tgacattctaGGCcatgcttgagaaaatgacatggtttatcgaggtaggaccgataggataattgaacgaatttgaatatttttcatagtatttgtaggggggtgaatacataatagttgacaagcaatctttattatttaaaaatttagtgcaatcaactgaccaacttggcgcatTTTTGTTTACCTCTTAGATGGTATCTTGACactaacagaaaaatatcagaagttcagttacatgtttctgtgggtgttggaccgatgacaattaaaggacacaagagatgaacacagagaagtaggaaGCGAAGAGCGAAATCAATTAGGAAAACAATTTGACGCAGGATTGACTATATTTAAACATacggggttcgactgattcgatgaaaaaaaacaaacatacgacaactgacttaacgaggagaaaaacatattgaaccataccataaATCTAAACAAGAAGGCAAATActaaccgtgtgaccataacactacataggaaaatcctgactgactgaccaattgaaaactttccaatcttctaccgtaactttctgagtcagtttgcaacagtgtcttaatggatatcattttccgcgtacggctggtaaactgcttctgaaagattacgtactctttcctatcttcaggtctagtgtagaggtttcaactctattcagagtgcagctagaaacctagcaaaaaaaaaacgacctacaaagggatggactatgcaattttggcccaatgacacccccactgacggaaCCAAGAGATTCACGGACTACAACAGATTATGCAACGTAACAATTTCTTTATAAAACGAACACAGTGACTCCTGTAGTTTTGAAGGACTGAATTTAGAATAGTCTTCTATATTCAAAtacgtacactgaggatactgcaactccgaaaatcatacgaatcaactatgattttttgccacaagaatttcttgagaaaatcatagttacgaactatgattttggattcaaagcgccaactattattgtcatactgttactgtataaatttcataacactcacgtatgaaaaccataccgataacgtataaaatctGAAATTATGTCGTATGATTATCATACAtgcttttatgaaatattttgcacaaattaaaaaaaaaatctcaacctggaatcgaaccaggaacgtcaaggttggcgagtgcgtgctttactcatacgcccaacgacgcttcggaagttgaagtggttagaagctaataaaaggttttgttgtttttagcaatggtgtttcattacacatcttatgattttcatacgatgcttcttataagatttttcatacgacaagccttatggatttcgcttttcaatgtatgaaaagcatacgagaactatgaaatgatgaaaaaaaataaaagtaactgattcataagatgcaaactatgaaaagcatacgaacagtatcctcagtgtatgaaTGTGAACCACATCTAAAATCAACATTTAACGCTACTGAAGTAAGTATCAATTAttttagttagttagtttttagttttaaccaaaatttaggaaaagggaaaagcccctttgagtgatttctttttctctttatgaaatcgttctcaaaaacgcacaaaacctcttcatcttttcgAAAACATTGACAAagttgtagtgtctacctaatggttttgTGCattggatatctacctacatgaaaaaCTATTCATGACAGCACCTAAATGACTAAGGACTAGGtaattcattatgtctacctaaggtagtataaatacgggtggtcattggactacATAGCAGATacggcacaagccttggacttgtcaacatatttattattcttcttttgaaggatataaaagtggcgacgaggatcaaggaacgtgtaatttcttttgagttattccgaaattatttccttttgCTTCTCAAgttgttgtaataacaaattgttattattgtggagaacggaattgttcttttatggtagaattgccattatgttgtgaacagaatgttctttttGGCCGATGTTGCTTTGACGAAATTGTgttttttgttttggtaataacgaaatgttattttttgtggtgaacgaaattgttcttttgtggcggaattgtcatatggTATGTTTTGGTGCAaggatttgtgttatttgtacttttttgGTTAAGTTGCCGATGTTGGGGTAGCGAAAAcgtatttttgtttttgtagcgAATAGATATGTTCTTTAAAAgtgacggactcgtcagtttatttgtgctatcaTTATTTTGGTAATGAAtgttattttatgaaattttctaaaggggaaaggactgtagtgtctacctaatggttttgTGCattggatatctacctacatgaaaaaCTATTCATGACAGCACCTAAATGACTAAGGACTAGGtaattcattatgtctacctaaggtagtataaatacgggtggtcattggactacATAGCAGATacggcacaagccttggacttgtcaacatatttattattcttcttttgaaggatataaaaaaaGTTAATACATATAACTTTATTTTAATGAAGGCTCAAACGGCAGTatcaattattttgtttttccagaattcttggtgttcaggatgttctaggatgTCAATGATGTCTCACACCCAATAACCCATATTATTATCAAATAGCGTAGTCGGTTTACAGATTGCGCATTGCAGAAGACAGAATTTACAAATTTTTATAGTTATTTTTCATTTGCCATATATGACCATTCCAGCCCCAAACGGTTTAGAATAAGATAGAGCAAAATTGCgtgagggtttcgggtgaactatccagttcattcgaatctcgccggggactgcgacaaggtgatggactctcatgcctactcttcaacatcgctctggaaggtgtgatgcgacaagccgggctcaacagccggggaacgattttcacaaaatccggtcaatttgtgtgctttgcgaacgacatggacattattgccagaacatttggaacgatggcagaactgtacactagtatggtacacgcttgtatgaaaaaataaatcctcgctccagtcgactttttagatcccatttaagtcccatatgaactgtgcaaaatttcagcgcaatcggtgaaactataatttagcgcaagcggttcaaagttttcataggatttactatgggaaaagttacactttcagataaaaaatcccagaggtcgtcccttgtctccttaattcaaatcgatcaatgtttcttgtagtaaaatcaattatgaaactttccttcgaagaccgcaaaacaattggatgcttgtggaaaaagttattgatttattaccgattagtgatccaacgaacggctttttgttttgttttatcagcagcactgctgctgccgttgttgcatggggtggcgggaggcatcaccacccccagaaacagcagccgCCAAGGcaacagctacagtgctgctaataaaacaaaacaaaaagtcgtTCATTAGATcattaatcggtaataaatcaataactttttccacaagcatccaattgttttgcggtcttcgaaggaaagtttcataattgatttttctacaagaaacattgatcgatttgaattaaggagataagggacgacctctgggattttttatctgaaagtgtaacttttcccatagtaaatcctatgaaaactttgaaccgcttacgctaaattatagtttcaccgactgcgctgaaattttgcacagttcatatgggacctaaatgggatctaaaaagtcgactggagcgaagatttgatatttgtcccatactactgtacacccgcctgaaacgcgaagcagcaacggtcggactggtggtgaatgcctcaaaaacaaagtacatgctggtaggcggaaccgaaaacgaccggatgcgtctgggtagtaatgttacgatagacggggatactttcgaggtggtggaggaattcgtctacctcggatccttactgacggctgacaacaacgtgagccgagaaattcggaggcgcatcttcagcggaagtcgggcctactacgggctccagaagaaactgcggtcgaaaaagattcacccacgcaccaaatgtaccatgtacaaaatgctaataagaccggtgatcctctacgggcacgagacatggaccatgctcgaggaggacctgcaagcactcggagttttcgagcgacgcgtgctaaggacgatcttcggcggtgtgcaggagaacggtgtgtggcggagaaggatgaaccacgagctcgctgcactttacggcgaacacagtatccagaaggtggccaaagccggaaggatacggtgggcagggcatgttgcaagaatgccggacaacaaccctgcaaagctggtgtttgcaactgatccggttggcacaagaaggcgtggagcgcagagagcacgatgggcggaccaagtgGAGCGGGCGGAGCAggtcgagcattgggcgcgaccgaggatggagagcggcagccacaaaccgagtattgcggCGTACTacatattgttgattatgtcttgtctcaaatgtgatgttgaacaaatgaatgaatgaatgaagatAGAGCAGCAAAACATACCTTACACATAGCAAATATGGCTAATCGCTAAATAGTATTTGTTGTTTTCATGTGAAAGCACAGCTGTTCTTGCAGCAACGGATTGGCTAACTGCGGCAGATCAATTatgatcatgctcatgctcaaaacaAATCTTTGAATAGATTGTCATCTGAAGTGTCGACTTATCTTGcgtttctgtaaaaacgaaacAAACATTGTTATACTAAGAGAAATAACATAGATGACATTGCTTACCAAGTGAATTCCAGGTAATGCAACTGCTTTCCTATTAACAAACACTGTGTCCTGAGAAAGCCAGTCTCTAGTAGGAAGAATCTCACTTACATTACATACCTTTCCTGACCAGATGGGCAATCACAGAGTACTAAAGTTTGAATTGTACCGTCATTTATGGTCATACTCAGTGCCACTAGCTGGCACATCGATCTAGTGGGAAAAGAATGTTCACAAGAAACTTCCTAGAGGTTAGAGAGCCTGGTAACATTTTTCACATTGAATAACAACTCATTTAATCAGTCACTGTTTTTAAAAGCTTTTTATTCACCAATTCAAGTTTTCTTTTGATCAAATTCAACAACTGGGTCTTCTTGGTATTTTCCAGTACGACATAATATGAACTACGGCTTGCATTTGGCAAAAAAACGCTTCTTCTTTTTTAGCGCATCTCACCACGAACATCGAAGTATGGGGCGAGAAAGTACATGCGATTCAAGACATCAAGATCCGATTTTATTAGTACATAGTTTACAGTAGTTGATGGTTCCACGTTTAACTAGCTATCAATTAATCGGTTATTTGCAGACCGCAAATCCGAAATCAACACACCGCGCGTGTAACATGTAACTTAAATATTGCCTCGAATACCACGGAACACGAAGTAAGAAAACTTGAATGCGGAGGTAGGGAAAATGAATCCCGATCAATTTAACGATGTCGTTCAACCAAAAAGCTTCTTGTAACATGGGTTAGTTGGTTGATTTTGTCTATACTAATGCACTTCTATTTCGCAGATTTGCTTGAAGTTTTCTGTTATTTCCTCTCATTCTATAATAGTACTTGATCCGATACATCAAACAGCATGTGCGACGCCACTTCTTCACTCTAGGATTTGCTTTGCTTCTATTTGGTATCTCCAGTCTCCGGCTACTGTCACCACTCTGACCCAAACTATTCCAGATCGTCGTTCATGTCCTGTAGTTTGGCCCGGTCGCTATCGCCTCCGCTCTGGCCGCCGTACTGTCGCATGCGGTTGATCAGCAGTGTGAACACCTGGGCTGGCAGAGTCTGCTGGAGGACTTGGAGGAGCTGCGCCGGCTGACCGCAAACGATCACCGCGTTGGCCAGATGTTCGACACCGTTCTCGATGTCACCGGAAGAGATGAGCGCCTCACCCAtctggatttcctgcaggaaaaaTCTGGAGAACGAGAATAACATATTAGATGAGGAATGGATAAACTAACACTGATGGGAACTTTGCTCTTGAAAGTTATGTGGGTAACGGAGCTCAAAAACGCACCGTCCGTCCAGGTGAGAGATTCCAATCAAGCTAAGCTGGAGAATCCATTTATGAACATACGAGTCTTCTTATCCTAGCCAAAACTAGTGGAGACGCTTGGTTATCGATTATTTCCAGCACtccataaggggctgttcattaattacgtaaggcaatttttacgatttttcgacacccccacccccccttgtaagattttttgtatgaaagtccaaatatttttgtatggcgcgtaagatttctcaaaccccccctccccccataaacccttacgtaattaatggacggcccctaatgcGCTTCAACGACGTACGTGATTAGATCTGATTACTATTGATTACGTCGTATTATTAATGATTACTTCAGATTACcctgattacttattgattaccaagattactattgaATAATCAAGAATACTACTGATTAATCAGATTACCTATGATTATcatatgatttcaaataattactCATGATTAATTTCTTTGGTTATGCCGTTGATTACCTAGTTACTTCTAGTTGATTATATTTGATTACTATTGATTGCATCTGTTTATTGATTACCTCGAATGACTAATGATTGCTTCTGATTACCTTAATTACTTGTGATTACTTAAAGAAATCGAAAGTAATTATTAATTACTTGTCACTAAAAAACTCGTTAATGGACGGCTTCTTACTTGGTGAGATCTATCCAATTTAACATTAAGTATATTAGCATATTATTAGTTATTGTTTACGGGAAAAAGGCCAGGAACCATCATTTTTCTACTCTCGTTTCatagagcgagtaatggcgcttaaacctaggcttctAAGCCAGGACACAAGTAAAAAATCTTGCGTCCCATCCCAGGAAAAGAGACGCCTATTTGAACAGAGTGTGCATCAACCTTCATAGCCgcgccactcccaacgattttattcATTCCCCTAAATTTAAACGGTTgatacggttgtccccgtttcttctcaTTTCATttccattttcattttcattttgcagcatttggtggggcaatgagagcgcaagtcagtccaaagccgatgataaggaggggtaatggctgaatagtctttgctgaccacataaacgccattgGATAGGAAAAAGGTATTTTGGtgagggattagggtgttggtacagacttgacaatatcaatgctattcagatgcaaaataattttaaggctcaatagtgaatcgcatacatcaggtatcagaaggccggctccagaggcacgttatcctccatttgggacatttgtgccatcgccaaaataacagcctaattcatcatctacctgagggaaaaggaaggaaaaaggatttggatggggatagggacaggtagggaaataggaaaaataccctggaagagggtactaacgcacaagcgtaccacagtgggttcaaacagcgccctgaaaagggcactgtaataacgcataaagcgaaagagagcctatagctctttaccacagcgggttaagaacagaatatcctgaagattcaggtttctgaagtcagtttcacttaatgagtgtttaccgaatactcggaaacgcagttgcgcaaaaactggacagttacatatcaaatgatacgaagttccataatcgggttcacagctatcacatgcaaatgaatcagcttgctgaatattcgcaatGTGATAGctcagtcggcagtggccagacaatgctttgaccagaatgctgcaattctgctttgacagatttgtaagatacttcgccacccttggagatggctctgtacaatacaatttggtttgacgactccaaactattccagtattgtctgtgttgagtggcagcccaggtgtgaatctgaagctttacccaacacttcgatatcggaatagctggctcagggccaatgagatcatgtgatgctccagagcgagctaactcatcagccaattcatttccagcgatggaagaatgaccaggtacccatacaaggtgaacagcgtttgctgaattcagcttctcgatttgagttcgacaagcgataactatcttcgacctggagttggccgaagcaagtgctttaatagcagcctggctatctgaacagaagtatattactttgcccattacgtgctgctgaagtgctgattgcactccgcacataagagcgaagatttcggcctgaaaaacggtgcagtgtctaccaagtgagtaagactgatacagccttagctcacgagaataaacaccagcacctgctcgaccttcgagaagggagccatcagtgtaacatacgatgccgtctgaaatacttctttccagataaccagatgtccactcttcccgggaagggaatttcgtggaaaatgtcctatacggaaaattacaagcaattgtaagatcacttggagcaagaacaattttgtccctattcaccaaaagtgaaaacaacgaggtgtgtattgatgtgcggttcacaggagtttcctctagtagaccgagtacctgtAACCGggaagtgcaagaaagtgcttcttgtttgagatgaatgtgtagtggggcaacgtcaaagagaacttcgagcgctgccgtgggatttgaagagaacgctccagacatcgccagtaagcacatcctttggagatggcctactTTAGATTCGACCGTTCTCACtgcgcccttttgccaccacacaagacatccataagccaatattggccgaaccgcagttgtgtagatccatttgatatacttgggttttagaccccaagttgtaccaaaggttcgctggcattgcccgaaggccatacaaactttcttgattctgaactcaatgtgaggtgtccaggaaggcTTGGaaacaagaatgactccaacgtactttacctgttcagtcacatcgatttcagaatcaaagagacgcaaaggtcgaacgccattacggtttcgcctttccgtgaaaagaacaatagatgttttactcggattaaccgaaaggccatattggcgacaccaaccctcaactacctgaatggcgctttgcatcaggtcgaaaagggtggtgatacacataccaactaacaatgctaggtagtcgtcggcaaaaccataagtaggaaaaccgctattattgagttgccttaatagcgtatctgctacgcgattccacaaaagcggtgataagactcccccttgggggcatccacaaacactcaatttcctaatccctgctagacgcaatgtcgagaagggatatcggtttttgagcatttggtgaatccaattggaaatcattggagatataccatgaccccgtgcggcctccaatatggcatcgaaaggcacgttgtcaaaggcaccctcgatatctaagaaaacactcaaacaagtttgcttttgagcatgactaccgaaggaattcaggaattttgACTCACCCTGCTACATCAAACCAGATAATTCCCTCCCGGAATGAttctgcagtcataggtaatccttg contains:
- the LOC109407537 gene encoding mitochondrial import receptor subunit TOM20 homolog, which produces MEISKTTIGIAAGVAGTLFLGYCIYFDHKRRKDPDFKKKLRERRKAKKAASAAGGPRTTMPNMADHEEVQRFFLQEIQMGEALISSGDIENGVEHLANAVIVCGQPAQLLQVLQQTLPAQVFTLLINRMRQYGGQSGGDSDRAKLQDMNDDLE